The DNA sequence TTCATCAACACTGTGGTAAGAAAGCTGCTGACTAAACCAGGGTGAGTTTTCACATAGAAAGTAACCTCCAAATGCCAATAGGGAGTGAGACAATGGCCTCCCAGGCATCTGTCCCAGAGAAGGatctctcctgtcctgtgtgCTCAGAAAACCCTAAAGGAACCTGTCCTGTGGCCATAGCTGCTGTCTAGCCTGTCTGGAGTCATACTGGAAACAGATGGAATCATGGGAATGTCCAGTGTGCAGCATAAAATGCTATAAGGATTCGATGGATCTTGCTCTGAAGAACCTGTGTATGCCGGGTGAGCGTTTCAGTTAAAAAACATGTCTACACAGCAAGCTACTCACACTGTTCTGTCTGGAGCATGAAGAGCCTATCTGTTCTGTGTGTGAGGGTTCAAGTAAACAAACACATGAATGTATCCCAGTAGATGAGGCTGCTCTGGATCGCAAGGTACGATACAAATTATCAACTTAACATACACAGCAGCTGGAGGGATTTAAAGAAGTTAAGCTCTGCTGTTTCTTCAAAGCTTTGTTTAAGTAATGTTACACGTTCATATGCATATTGCATTGTATCAGAATGATTTTTTTGCATTTGGCTTGAGCCAAAAGGGGTCccctaattggacataaatattacCCAGAAATTACGTAATTAGACACCTTCCCACGAATATGAGCAAAAGCCTTAAAATAAGGATTGTGTGGTTTCCTGAGTCTAGAAGTTGATTGTTATATCATGTGTATATGAACCATAGAGGCAACACTCAAGCCAACATTTTTTTAattgtacccctttttctccccaatttcgtggtatccaattgtttagtagctcgggagagacgaaggttgaaagtcatgcgtcctctgatacaacccaaccaaaccgcactgcttcttaacacagcgcgcatccaatgtgtcggaggaaacaccgtgcacctgacaaccttggttagcgcgcactgcgcccggcccgccacaggagtcgctggtgtgcgatgagggCGCGAAccgagtctctggtggcacagctggcgctgcagtacagcgcccttagccACTGCGCCACCCAAGCCAACATTTTAAGTAAACAATAAGCAACGAACGTTCCATACAGCCTCTGAAACAGTATAATGTTTTGAAAAACCTTTCAGATTGATATGAAATATAGTGTAATGCCTGATGACACACTGTCTCCAGAGGCAGGCCCAGAAGACAGAAAATCAGATTCAGGAGGACTTTGAGAAACGTCACCAGTTTCTATGATATGAAGAGGCAGCCAGGATGGCTGTCCtgagggaggatgaagatgaTTGacgatgaacagagagagagcagccatTTTAGACACAACGAGAGCCATAAAGAAGGACCTGGTATCTGATGACATCTCATTCCTGCAGGTAAGGACCAATATTTCTGTGCTGTCTAGAGGTTATTTGGGATAGATTTATTGATGAACTGATGATTGATTTCAGTGATTATGTGTTATTGATTGTTCACCTGCAGAAGGACACGTTAAAAAGGTAAGGCTACGGCCTCTACTCTCGCTTCCCTGTGGTTCTGAACCCAACCCCACCATATCACTAACTCTTGGATATTCTTCTAGAGCCCAGTGCACAAGCCCAGATCCAGAGCTTGTTTCTGGAGCGCTGATCAATGTGGCAAAGCACCTGGGAAACCTGCAGGTCAGAGTTTTGGAGAAGATGCTGAAGTCTGTTCAATACAGTGAGTCTGATTTTATTCTTACCAATGTTCATATCTTCAAACATTTTTAAATTGCATTCAGACAATTtcagataaaaaaaatatcacTGATCATCTGGCAATAATGTCCCAGTAAATTAAAACAAACAGTGGATCTCTGGTTTTGAAcatgtctgtttttctctgttcAGTGCCTGTGATTCTGGACCCCAACACTGCCCATCTATGTCTCATCCTGTCTGACGATCTGACCAGTATGAGATTCAGTGATGGGATACGGCTGCTTCCTGACAACCCAGAGGTTTGACAACTATCGAATGGTCCTGGGCTCTGAGGGCTTTGATTCTGGGACATACAGTTGGGATACAGACGTCAGGGACAATACAGTATGGTTTGTAGGTGTAGTCTATAAGTCTGTCCAGAGGAAGGGAGTGGTACAGACTGGACTCTGGTGTGTAGGCTATTATAATGATAAATACTGGGCACATTGTCCAAAAGGGCCACAGACTGTCCTGACACTGGAAAATAAATCCCATCGGATCAGAGTGCAGCTGAACTGGAACAGAGATACACTGTCATTTTACAACCTTGATAATCATACACACGTTCACACAGACTTTTACAGAGAGATTGTTTCCATACATCAACATTGGCAGTAATCTCTACGCTGCTAGGATCTTACCAGGGAAAGCCTCTGTAACAGTGGAACAGCACATGATACCTCCCCATGCTAGCCCTTCTTCCTTTTAACTTGATCAGTTGTGGTACGCTGACGCAACGGAAGCCACCACTACCTCCGTCATTTAGATTTGTTCAACAGGATTCAATTATGAATTGTATTATCATAGGAATTATTACATGTTAACAACAGAAACTACTGGATTGAACCAAATCACAAATCTTTGCTGATCTAATAAAAACAATTGATTCAACAATTCCAATGTCAAAATGTGACTTTTATTCTATGTATTTCTGTACAAAGTTGGAAAACGTGTCACTGCAGGTGATCATTGTAGAATATATTAAACAATAGAAATATATATCATTGCTACATGTTTTGAGAACATATACAGGTTGTCACAGTTCACAGTCCATGTCTGGCTGACTGGGGATTGAATATGGGATTCTGGAAGCGGTGCAAGTTAAGAGTTGAATTTCAGGTTTAAACTGGCAGTCTGGCACTGAACAGAACATGTATCCTGAAGGACCTTGAGCCTTCTCTTCCAATAGGGTTGAGAATGAGGTGAGAGTTAGGGTCATGAATTGAGATAGAGAAAGCggcagagaatgagagggggttCTGCGGGACAGAGACTACTAACCAGAAGTTATCCCGCCTCATCCACAGCTTTGACCCTCATCTCTACTGTCCCTGACTCCACTCTCCGAGGGTATCTGGATATGCAAAAAACCCATTTCCCCATTTCCGACATGGGTATGATACACACGTGTACATGTGTGAaaaaggacaaatataagcatccATCAAATGATTATTACTGTCAGACCCCGGATGGCACAGTGCACACAACCCCCATACCTCAACTAACATAATGGGACAAAACACTTGTCCAATATGACCCACTCAGTTTCTGGTTACAGATAAGTCTCTAACACCTACAGGCCAGTGTAATTAAATGCACTTCATAACATATTTCATCATGGGTGCAAAGGAAAAAGATTATGCAAATAATTTTTAAGTAGTTGTGAAAATGACATTTCAAATACAATCTGTgcacttttactattttctcttGTCACAATTAGTATGGTGATTAAGAGCAGTATACCTTGATTGAGAAATATAAGAAAATATGAATAATATTGATTACCTACAAATATTTGTCTTCAATATTGTTTTCATGTCTGCCAGTATTAACTGCTTTGGAACAGAATCAAGTCCTGGCGTTCTTGGGTCCTAAATGCCAACATTGGCTACTTCCAGCTAGTCACATGACAGATCACACTTGAACACTTTATAACAGTGAGGGGTGTTGGAGTGTCTAAGCAGCTGGGAGGACACAGGCATGCAAAGTTACACCTGAAAATCTCTAAGGACCCAGGGAAAGGTAGAGGTAGCCAATACCTACTGTTGGCGATGGCTGATTGTGTTCTTGGTATTGTCTATGgtggtggtttgtgtgtgtgagaggcccTAGTCAGGTCAGGTGGTGCTGGTCAGCAGCCTCTCCTGGTTGTGCTTGCGGAAGAAGGCTTTCCCAAACTCATAACAGCTGATCATAATGGCACAGGCTGGGGCCACCTTGACCACCCTGGGAAGGAAACCTAGAAGAGAAACGTAGGAGAGAAAgtgggggggtggaggagagggagtgaaaggggtagagagaggggtggaggagagggagtgatggagagagagggactaacggggagagagaggggtggaggagagggagtgacgggggagagagagggttggaggagagggataaggagagaaaaTAGGTCACCAGTTAGGAGACTAAGCTGAGGTAACTGTGTgttttgggtgaactatccctgtAGCCTGACCTACCTACAAACAGTCCACCCACTCCGTTCTCAGCCACAATCTTGGTCATCACactgagagtagaggaggaggcctTGGACGACACTGCAGAGACATGACAACATAGCTGGGTTAGTAGTACAGGATCACTACACATCACTAAAGATCATAAGGATGAATTCCATGAATCAGGTGATCAGCCTGGAGTTCTATACCCACAATTCATAGCCTGGAGTTCCCCTATCTCCACCTGCCTCCTGGTCTTCACAACGTCGAAGGGAAGAGTTACTATGGAAGAGATCTGGAGGAAGACATAAACAAGGGTTAGAAATTACACTTATATTTGACAATGCTGCCCTCTAGCAGTATTAGATGGAATTACACCATGTCAGCACAGAAGAAGAGAGTTACAGAGCTAGAATAACATTAGAAAGGTACAACAAACTATATCAGCTATTCAATGTTCAATATATCTAGGTGCTCTACTAGACAGAACAGTTTGAGTTGAGCTGAGAGGACAGCTAGAATACTCACTGATCCAGACACCGCTCCGGATATGAAGGTGATGGCAAACGTTGGCTCTCTGATGTTGTTGTGCTTACACAGCCACGCCTTCCCCTTCTCATAGTTATACCAGTACATGGCTGAGGAggaaacagacaacatggaactcCTGTTATCAAAcactaagagacagagagaaggagagggagagagaacagtgggctagagggaagagagagcgagagggagaaatagagagtgtTGTATACCTGAGATAGTTATATAGTGAAAGACATTGTGTTGTTTCTacctgagagagatagagatatagtgATAGACATGGTGTTGTGTCTACCTGAGAGAGATATAGTAATAGACATGGTGTTGTGTCTACCTGAGAGAGATACAGTGATAGACATTGTGTTATTTCTACCTGAGAGAGATACAGTGATAGACATTGTGTTATTTCTACCTGAGAGAGATACAGTGATAGACATTGTGTTATTTCTACCTGAGAGAGATACAGTGATAGACATTGTGTTATTTCTACCTGAGAGAGATATAGTGATAGACATTGTGTTATTTCTACCTGAGAGAGATATAGTGATAGATATGGTGTTGTGTCTACCTGAGAGAGATATAGTAATAGACATGGTATTGTGTCTACctgagagagatggagctagACATTGTGTTATTTC is a window from the Oncorhynchus tshawytscha isolate Ot180627B linkage group LG03, Otsh_v2.0, whole genome shotgun sequence genome containing:
- the LOC112225490 gene encoding solute carrier family 25 member 40-like isoform X2: MALCIMAVPATVIYFTCYDQLRAALRVRMGSHAEEAPLLAGALARVGSVTVISPLELIRTKMQSQRSSYRELSEVIHSAVRNEGWRSLWRGWGPTLLRDVPFSAMYWYNYEKGKAWLCKHNNIREPTFAITFISGAVSGSISSIVTLPFDVVKTRRQVEIGELQAMNLSSKASSSTLSVMTKIVAENGVGGLFVGFLPRVVKVAPACAIMISCYEFGKAFFRKHNQERLLTSTT
- the LOC112225490 gene encoding solute carrier family 25 member 40-like isoform X3 — encoded protein: MAVPATVIYFTCYDQLRAALRVRMGSHAEEAPLLAGALARVGSVTVISPLELIRTKMQSQRSSYRELSEVIHSAVRNEGWRSLWRGWGPTLLRDVPFSAMYWYNYEKGKAWLCKHNNIREPTFAITFISGAVSGSISSIVTLPFDVVKTRRQVEIGELQAMNLSSKASSSTLSVMTKIVAENGVGGLFVGFLPRVVKVAPACAIMISCYEFGKAFFRKHNQERLLTSTT
- the LOC112225490 gene encoding solute carrier family 25 member 40-like isoform X1; amino-acid sequence: MALCIMAVPATVIYFTCYDQLRAALRVRMGSHAEEAPLLAGALARVGSVTVISPLELIRTKMQSQRSSYRELSEVIHSAVRNEGWRSLWRGWGPTLLRDVPFSAMYWYNYEKGKAWLCKHNNIREPTFAITFISGAVSGSISSIVTLPFDVVKTRRQVEIGELQAMNLSSKASSSTLSVMTKIVAENGVGGLFVVPLSPSLPLLHPSLYPFHSLSSTPPLSLLRFSSRFPSQGGQGGPSLCHYDQLL